The region CGCAAAGGCACTTGTCGCAAACGGCTGCTTCCTAGTAGCAGAAGGCGCAAATATGCCAACGACCCTAGATGCCACTAAATATCTGCAACACGCTGATATTTTATTTGCACCAGGTAAAGCTGCCAATGCCGGCGGCGTAGCCGTGTCAGGCCTAGAAATGAGCCAAAATGCTATGCATTATCCCTGGTCATATGCTGAAGTTGATGAAAAACTAGAAATCATTATGTCAGACATATTTAAGAAAGCATATTCTGAAGCCAGAAAATATACCGATCACAGAAACTTGGTCATCGGGGCAAATATTGCCGGTTTCATGCGCATTTATCAAGCAATGCTTGATCAAGGAATCGTCTAAAGTGGCAGTAGTCAAGGCACCCGATATCCTACTTCCGAAACAGAGCATCGATTATCATAAGTGGGCTGTAATCGCCTGTGA is a window of Bacteroidales bacterium DNA encoding:
- a CDS encoding DUF1015 family protein; the protein is MLKPENIPITETWSSGQILPVSCAFIKQCLIKESSKVAVVKAPDILLPKQSIDYHKWAVIACDQFTSEKAYWNQVHQLVDNVPSTYHIILPEAYLDMGFETRIKSVNENMDLYLRS